The Fulvivirga ligni genome window below encodes:
- a CDS encoding RDD family protein: MQKIEINTTQNVSIEFEIAPLRDRIIGFVIDFLILMGSTFFLLTFGTVFTGGLGMQYVLYLAVMPIFFFYSILMEVLNNGQTLGKKAMDIKVVKLNGLNPRSSDYILRWAFRMIDIYFSFGALASIFISSSNRRQRLGDMAAETTVIKIKPSQKLRFSDIIRINNIDTYQPKFPEVRKLSEDHMLLIKSVLERYRKFPNPAHRQALRTAVANVREKLSIDEIPMSDADFLKTLINDYVVLTR; encoded by the coding sequence ATGCAAAAAATTGAAATTAACACCACACAAAATGTGAGTATTGAGTTTGAAATAGCTCCATTAAGAGATCGGATTATTGGCTTTGTAATCGATTTTTTAATTCTGATGGGAAGCACATTCTTTCTTCTGACGTTTGGTACTGTTTTTACCGGAGGCCTTGGAATGCAATATGTTTTGTATTTGGCGGTCATGCCGATTTTCTTTTTTTACTCAATACTGATGGAGGTGCTGAATAATGGCCAGACCCTTGGCAAAAAGGCTATGGACATTAAGGTAGTGAAATTAAACGGACTAAATCCCAGATCTAGCGATTACATTTTAAGATGGGCATTTAGAATGATTGATATTTACTTTTCATTTGGAGCATTGGCCTCGATTTTCATCAGTAGTTCTAACAGAAGGCAAAGGCTGGGTGATATGGCAGCTGAAACTACTGTAATAAAAATAAAGCCGAGTCAGAAGCTCAGATTCAGTGATATTATTAGAATCAATAATATTGATACTTACCAGCCTAAGTTCCCTGAGGTGCGTAAGTTGTCAGAAGATCATATGCTTTTAATCAAATCTGTGCTGGAGAGATATAGAAAGTTCCCTAATCCGGCTCATCGTCAGGCATTAAGAACTGCAGTAGCTAATGTTAGAGAGAAATTATCTATTGATGAAATACCTATGAGCGATGCGGACTTTCTTAAAACATTGATCAACGATTACGTTGTGCTAACCCGTTAA
- a CDS encoding VOC family protein → MSINKKVTGIGGIFFKTKDPVKMREWYTEHLGLVTNEYGSLFEFRNSENPEKKEYLQWSTFSEDTKYFEPSKKEFMINYRVENLEALVDELKANGVKILDEIATYDYGKFVHILDPENNSIELWEPIDQVFTDNYEDETTK, encoded by the coding sequence ATGAGTATAAATAAAAAAGTTACTGGCATAGGAGGAATTTTCTTCAAAACGAAAGATCCTGTTAAGATGCGTGAATGGTATACTGAGCATTTAGGATTGGTAACAAACGAATATGGTTCTCTTTTTGAATTTAGAAACTCTGAAAACCCGGAGAAGAAGGAATACTTGCAATGGAGCACATTTTCCGAAGACACCAAGTATTTTGAACCGAGTAAAAAGGAATTTATGATCAATTATAGGGTGGAGAATCTGGAGGCTTTGGTGGACGAGCTAAAGGCTAATGGGGTGAAGATTCTCGATGAAATTGCCACTTATGATTATGGTAAATTCGTGCATATCCTTGATCCTGAAAACAACAGCATAGAACTCTGGGAGCCCATAGATCAGGTTTTTACTGATAATTACGAAGACGAAACTACAAAATAA
- a CDS encoding DUF4350 domain-containing protein translates to MNKNILIGAGAAVLIGVFLYFFLTNKRTKVFNWNESYNIESQQPYGTFIMHELMKRSYDGNYTQINTPIANLLSTEYSNSVYMLIGENAYYTDQDLDTLLAFTYSGNETFIATNYFPYRLINSLIDEECGIIDFINSEKADMRLIENESEFSYKHIYNQEATQYSWMYLDSLECAENLSVLGYIDNNKINFVDIEYGDGHLYFYTTPLTFTNYYLTREELLAYTEEMMQVTHGENLYWDEYSKKSFTPDKSQNNPMKYILSQPPLRWAWYLLIFAVIIYFVFYAKRRQRIIPVLEKNRNTSIEFAETMGYLYYEEQNHKKIADHIWSLFLSYIRHRYYIHPQKMEPEIIKKVSLKSQVAESDLEAIVKEYERLDFKVEISSEDLMSFHNKIESFYKKSK, encoded by the coding sequence ATGAATAAAAACATACTCATAGGAGCAGGCGCAGCGGTATTAATTGGTGTTTTTTTATATTTCTTTCTTACCAACAAAAGGACAAAAGTCTTCAATTGGAATGAAAGCTATAATATAGAAAGCCAACAGCCATATGGTACCTTCATTATGCATGAGCTAATGAAAAGAAGCTATGATGGTAATTACACTCAGATCAATACACCTATTGCAAATTTATTAAGCACAGAATACAGCAACTCTGTATATATGCTTATTGGAGAAAACGCATATTACACTGATCAGGATCTGGATACACTGCTAGCGTTTACTTACAGTGGAAATGAAACCTTTATAGCCACTAATTACTTCCCGTATCGACTGATTAACTCATTGATCGATGAAGAATGTGGCATCATTGATTTCATCAATTCCGAAAAGGCGGATATGAGACTGATTGAAAATGAGAGCGAATTCTCATACAAACACATATACAATCAGGAAGCCACCCAATATAGCTGGATGTATCTGGATAGTTTAGAATGTGCTGAAAACCTAAGCGTATTAGGCTATATTGATAATAATAAGATTAATTTCGTAGATATTGAGTATGGTGATGGCCACCTTTATTTTTATACCACGCCATTAACCTTTACCAACTATTATCTTACCCGGGAGGAGTTACTGGCCTACACTGAAGAGATGATGCAGGTGACACATGGAGAGAACCTGTATTGGGATGAATATAGTAAGAAATCATTCACGCCGGACAAGAGTCAGAACAATCCTATGAAGTACATACTTTCTCAACCTCCTTTACGGTGGGCGTGGTATTTACTCATATTTGCGGTAATCATCTATTTCGTATTCTATGCCAAGAGGAGACAGCGTATTATTCCTGTGCTGGAGAAGAATAGAAATACTTCCATTGAGTTTGCTGAAACCATGGGGTATCTATATTATGAAGAGCAGAATCATAAAAAGATTGCAGATCATATCTGGAGTCTATTCTTATCTTATATTCGCCATAGGTATTATATCCATCCGCAGAAGATGGAGCCAGAAATCATTAAGAAAGTAAGTTTAAAGTCTCAGGTAGCTGAAAGTGATCTAGAGGCCATTGTAAAAGAATATGAAAGACTAGATTTTAAGGTGGAAATTTCATCTGAAGATCTAATGTCTTTTCACAATAAGATTGAGTCATTTTATAAAAAGAGCAAGTAA